A single window of Cydia strobilella chromosome 18, ilCydStro3.1, whole genome shotgun sequence DNA harbors:
- the LOC134749653 gene encoding uncharacterized protein LOC134749653 translates to MNLSYADDMVLLTPAMSALKKLLKICETYAESHGLRYNAKKTELLMFRPQGGHVGAVPPAFLSANKIKRVSQFKYLGHWLTDDLSDGVDVERERRALAVKCNMLGRRFARCTKQVKISLFKAYCQSFYTCSLWVKYTQRTLNTIRVQYNNGFRMLMGLPRHCSASGMFAETRTDGFHAIIRKLVASLAQRVRGTNGILTVVSNRLDCPFQKHWMELHVRAPIQSRM, encoded by the coding sequence atgaattTAAGCTATGCAGATGACATGGTGTTGTTGACTCCCGCAATGAGTGCTCTGAAAAAGCtgctgaaaatttgcgaaacaTACGCGGAGAGCCACGGGCTAAGGTATAACGCGAAAAAAACAGAGCTCCTCATGTTTAGGCCGCAAGGTGGTCACGTGGGTGCGGTGCCACCAGCGTTCCTGTCCGCAAATAAGATTAAGCGCGTGTCACAATTTAAATACCTGGGCCACTGGCTCACCGATGATTTATCCGATGGAGTTGATGTTGAGAGGGAGAGAAGAGCTCTGGCGGTAAAATGTAATATGCTCGGTCGCAGGTTCGCACGTTGTACAAAACAAGTTAAAATCTCCCTATTTAAGGCATACTGCCAAAgcttctacacgtgcagcctgtgggtgaaGTATACGCAGAGAACGTTGAACACTATAAgagttcaatataataatgggTTCAGGATGTTAATGGGGCTGCCGCGACACTGCAGTGCGTCGGGTATGTTTGCAGAAACGCGTACAGATGGGTTTCACGCGATTATACGTAAGCTAGTCGCATCCCTGGCGCAGCGTGTTCGTGGCACCAATGGCATCCTGACCGTAGTGAGCAATAGGCTAGACTGTCCTTTTCAGAAGCACTGGATGGAGCTTCATGTTAGAGCGCCTATCCAGTCTAGGATGTAA